A region of Eschrichtius robustus isolate mEscRob2 chromosome 19, mEscRob2.pri, whole genome shotgun sequence DNA encodes the following proteins:
- the PPP1R15A gene encoding protein phosphatase 1 regulatory subunit 15A translates to MAPGQVPHQPAPWRDTHPFYLLSPLVGLLSRAWSHLRGPGSPETWLVEAVTRTDQRAVPEGEAKASLATHHAPKVRHPQEETGDSGAAEEDGEASRGACPDLETKCSLLEGWGLSDDDDEEYGREEATSVPREQGSEFRDGQPAPLSPSLLVTSLQDLPGEEESKEEGVTEDKEVITFSFPPSHWECCPGVEEEEEEGEEEDEEAVNKEAPRTSTSPLALGSKPRAWVCCPVDGATEEERTETKAATKTSVCPSSAGSHLRARECCSGGEPEEEKAEKAEKGEADPEPHSSILAQRPPLRTWQHQSSAITEEEEEEEDRDAGEAEASSSIPPTSAFLRAWVYRPGEDTEEESECEDENEDEDGESEAADLEPSPSLQAQSALFRDRIYQPGEETEGGEAEPCPFRVAIYLPGEKAPPPWAPPPLPLRLQTRLKSAETPTRHRDPEPPLKTRKVRFSEKVSVHLLAVWAGPAQAARRGPWEQFARDRSRFARRIAQAQEELGPYLTPAARARAWARLGNPPTSLATIPAPTPTLPMSPMQTTPLSHILASPSPPCVSPCLDFSGGRG, encoded by the exons ATGGCCCCAGGCCAAGTGCCCCATCAGCCTGCCCCCTGGAGGGATACCCACCCCTTCTATCTCCTGTCCCCGCTGGTGGGCCTTCTCAGCCGGGCCTGGAGCCACCTGAGAGGCCCAGGATCTCCAGAGACCTGGTTGGTGGAAGCAGTAACCAGAACAGATCAGAGAGCTGTCCCGGAGGGAGAAGCTAAGGCTTCTCTGGCCACTCACCATGCCCCCAAGGTCAGGCACCCTCAAGAGGAGACTGGAGACAGTGGAGCAGCTGAGGAGGATGGAGAAGCATCCCGGGGGGCCTGCCCTGACCTGGAAACCAAGTGTTCTCTTCTTGAAGGCTGGGGACTTTCAGATGATGATGACGAAGAGTATGGCAGGGAAGAAGCAACCAGTGTCCCTAGAGAGCAGGGAAGTGAATTTAGGGATGGCCAGCCTGCTCCCCTGTCCCCCAGCCTTCTGGTAACATCCCTGCAAGACCTTCCTGGGGAGGAGGAATCTAAGGAAGAAGGGGTTACTGAAGATAAAGAAGTGATCACGTTCTCTTTTCCTCCATCACACTGGGAGTGTTGTCCAggggtggaggaagaggaagaggagggggaggaggaggatgaagaagCTGTAAATAAAGAAGCTCCTAGAACATCTACCTCCCCCTTAGCTCTGGGATCCAAGCCCAGAGCTTGGGTGTGCTGCCCCGTGGATGGAGccacagaggaagaaagaacagagacTAAAGCGGCCACGAAGACCTCCGTTTGCCCCTCATCTGCaggctcccacctcagggcccggGAGTGCTGTTCAGGAGGGGAGCCTGAGGAGGAGAAGGCCGAAAAAGCTGAGAAAGGAGAGGCTGACCCAGAGCCACACTCCTCAATTCTAGCCCAGAGGCCCCCGCTCAGGACCTGGCAGCATCAATCCAGTGCGAtcacagaggaagaagaggaggaggaggaccgtGATGCAGGAGAGGCTGAGGCCTCCTCTTCCATCCCACCCACAAGTGCCTTCCTGAGGGCCTGGGTGTACCGACCAGGAGAGGacacagaggaggaaagtgagTGTGAGGATGAGAATGAGGATGAAGACGGTGAATCAGAAGCAGCTGACTTGGAACCAAGTCCCTCCCTTCAGGCCCAGAGTGCCCTCTTCAGGGACCGGATATATCAGCCTGGAGAGGAAACAGAGGGAGGGGAAGCTGAGCCCTGCCCCTTCCGAGTGGCCATCTATTTACCTGGAGAGAAGGCCCCACCTCCTTGGGCTCCTCCTCCGCTGCCCCTCCGTCTGCAAACGCGGCTCAAGTCTGCAGAAACCCCCACCAGGCATCGGGACCCTGAGCCTCCCCTAAAGACCAGAAAG GTGCGCTTCTCTGAGAAGGTCTCCGTCCATCTCCTGGCTGTCTGGGCGGGACCCGCCCAGGCTGCCCGCAGAGGCCCCTGGGAGCAGTTCGCCCGGGATCGCAGCCGCTTTGCCCGACGCATCGCCCAAGCCCAAGAGGAGCTGGGTCCCTACCTTACCCCTGCCGCCCGGGCCAGGGCCTGGGCACGCCTCGGGAACCCTCCCACTTCTCTGGCCACCATACCTGCCCCTACCCCGACCTTACCCATGTCGCCCATGCAGACCACGCCTTTGAGCCACATTCTGGCCTCTCCGTCTcctccctgtgtgtctccttGCCTGGACTTCAGTGGGGGGCGTGGCTAA
- the TULP2 gene encoding tubby-related protein 2 isoform X1 has product MSQENDTWKKEALGDVLAAMRLQKLEQQRRLFEMKQRRKRQEPLMVQANPDASLRPRRPRQREERFSGDSGPGNPFLQENVPEAHLHPGARSVLSTVSCGGDGSGERGPLVSPTEADSSDLELEEVSVEYVPSSPPPYEEPPGTRRRGWPARQGPGGSAEDESESQDVGEEYEVPTPRPNPGMDVVGGHGDLASNKYFLLAGRKRKRSKTSNYLVSLDPTDLSRDGDNFVGKVRSNVLGTKFTIFDNGVNPERKNFVPETARIREELGAVCYETNVLGFRGPRKMTVIIPGIDAQNQRISVQPQNEQESLLSRLQRGASQGLVLLQNKAPSWSDESGAYVLNFHGRVTRTSVKNFQIMHPDDRELLGTGLPGQGSRTRTTSPIST; this is encoded by the exons ATGTCTCAGGAGAATGACACATGGAAGAAAGA GGCCCTGGGGGATGTGCTTGCCGCCATGAGGCTGCAGAAGCTGGAACAGCAG CGGCGGCTGTTTGAGATGAAGCAGCGACGGAAGCGCCAAGAGCCCCTCATGGTTCAGGCCAATCCTGACGCTTCCCTGCGGCCCCGGCGACCGCGGCAGCGGGAGGAGCGCTTCTCGGGTGACAGCG GCCCCGGGAACCCTTTCCTTCAGGAGAACGTGCCAGAGGCACATCTGCACCCTGGTGCCCGCAGTGTCCTGAGCACCGTGAGCTGCGGTGGAGATGGCAGTGGCGAGCGTGGACCCCTGGTATCGCCGACAGAAGCAG ACAGTTCCGATCTCGAGTTGGAGGAAGTCTCCGTGGAGTACGTTCCTTCCTCACCACCTCCTTATGAAGAGCCTCCGGGGACTCGGCGCAGGGGTTGGCCAGCCCGCCAAGGACCTG GGGGCAGTGCTGAGGACGAGAGCGAATCCCAGGATGTTGGAGAAGAATACGAGGTGCCCACTCCGAGACCAAACCCTGGAATGGATGTTGTCGGGGGCCATGGAGACTTGGCCTCCAACAAG TACTTCCTTCTGGCTGGGCGCAAGAGAAAAAGGAGCAAAACCTCTAATTACCTCGTCTCCCTGGACCCCACAGACCTATCTCGGGATGGGGACAATTTTGTGGGCAAAGTCAG ATCTAATGTCTTGGGCACCAAATTCACCATCTTCGACAATGGGGTGAATCCAGAAAGGAAGAATTTTGTCCCAGAGACTGCTCGGAtcagggaggagctgggggctGTGTGTTAT GAGACCAACGTCTTGGGATTCCGAGGGCCCCGGAAAATGACTGTGATCATTCCGGGAATCGACGCCCAGAACCAGAGAATCAGTGTCCAGCCACAAAAT GAACAGGAGTCGCTACTGAGTCGCCTCCAACGGGGGGCCAGCCAGGGGCTGGTCCTGCTGCAAAATAAAGCCCCATCGTGGAGCGACGAGAGCGGCGCCTACGTGCTCAATTTTCATGGTCGCGTCACTAGAACCTCGGTCAAGAACTTCCAGATCATGCATCCGGATGACCGTGAGCTCCTAGGAACTGGTTTACCTGGGCAAGGGAGCAGGACGAGAACTACTTCTCCCATTAGCACTTGA
- the TULP2 gene encoding tubby-related protein 2 isoform X2, with protein sequence MSQENDTWKKEALGDVLAAMRLQKLEQQRRLFEMKQRRKRQEPLMVQANPDASLRPRRPRQREERFSGDSGPGNPFLQENVPEAHLHPGARSVLSTVSCGGDGSGERGPLVSPTEADSSDLELEEVSVEYVPSSPPPYEEPPGTRRRGWPARQGPGGSAEDESESQDVGEEYEYFLLAGRKRKRSKTSNYLVSLDPTDLSRDGDNFVGKVRSNVLGTKFTIFDNGVNPERKNFVPETARIREELGAVCYETNVLGFRGPRKMTVIIPGIDAQNQRISVQPQNEQESLLSRLQRGASQGLVLLQNKAPSWSDESGAYVLNFHGRVTRTSVKNFQIMHPDDRELLGTGLPGQGSRTRTTSPIST encoded by the exons ATGTCTCAGGAGAATGACACATGGAAGAAAGA GGCCCTGGGGGATGTGCTTGCCGCCATGAGGCTGCAGAAGCTGGAACAGCAG CGGCGGCTGTTTGAGATGAAGCAGCGACGGAAGCGCCAAGAGCCCCTCATGGTTCAGGCCAATCCTGACGCTTCCCTGCGGCCCCGGCGACCGCGGCAGCGGGAGGAGCGCTTCTCGGGTGACAGCG GCCCCGGGAACCCTTTCCTTCAGGAGAACGTGCCAGAGGCACATCTGCACCCTGGTGCCCGCAGTGTCCTGAGCACCGTGAGCTGCGGTGGAGATGGCAGTGGCGAGCGTGGACCCCTGGTATCGCCGACAGAAGCAG ACAGTTCCGATCTCGAGTTGGAGGAAGTCTCCGTGGAGTACGTTCCTTCCTCACCACCTCCTTATGAAGAGCCTCCGGGGACTCGGCGCAGGGGTTGGCCAGCCCGCCAAGGACCTG GGGGCAGTGCTGAGGACGAGAGCGAATCCCAGGATGTTGGAGAAGAATACGAG TACTTCCTTCTGGCTGGGCGCAAGAGAAAAAGGAGCAAAACCTCTAATTACCTCGTCTCCCTGGACCCCACAGACCTATCTCGGGATGGGGACAATTTTGTGGGCAAAGTCAG ATCTAATGTCTTGGGCACCAAATTCACCATCTTCGACAATGGGGTGAATCCAGAAAGGAAGAATTTTGTCCCAGAGACTGCTCGGAtcagggaggagctgggggctGTGTGTTAT GAGACCAACGTCTTGGGATTCCGAGGGCCCCGGAAAATGACTGTGATCATTCCGGGAATCGACGCCCAGAACCAGAGAATCAGTGTCCAGCCACAAAAT GAACAGGAGTCGCTACTGAGTCGCCTCCAACGGGGGGCCAGCCAGGGGCTGGTCCTGCTGCAAAATAAAGCCCCATCGTGGAGCGACGAGAGCGGCGCCTACGTGCTCAATTTTCATGGTCGCGTCACTAGAACCTCGGTCAAGAACTTCCAGATCATGCATCCGGATGACCGTGAGCTCCTAGGAACTGGTTTACCTGGGCAAGGGAGCAGGACGAGAACTACTTCTCCCATTAGCACTTGA
- the TULP2 gene encoding tubby-related protein 2 isoform X3 has translation MSQENDTWKKEALGDVLAAMRLQKLEQQRRLFEMKQRRKRQEPLMVQANPDASLRPRRPRQREERFSGDSGPGNPFLQENVPEAHLHPGARSVLSTVSCGGDGSGERGPLVSPTEADSSDLELEEVSVEYVPSSPPPYEEPPGTRRRGWPARQGPGGSAEDESESQDVGEEYEVPTPRPNPGMDGEELEEKKEELESTVRNSPRAADEEVSEAPEGAGGAGNSDVGSSLRSPPCAPGPRLGEDMEAYVLRPALRGLTVQCRISRDKRGVDKGMFPFYYLYLEAADGRKYFLLAGRKRKRSKTSNYLVSLDPTDLSRDGDNFVGKVRSNVLGTKFTIFDNGVNPERKNFVPETARIREELGAVCYETNVLGFRGPRKMTVIIPGIDAQNQRISVQPQNEQESLLSRLQRGASQGLVLLQNKAPSWSDESGAYVLNFHGRVTRTSVKNFQIMHPDDRELLGTGLPGQGSRTRTTSPIST, from the exons ATGTCTCAGGAGAATGACACATGGAAGAAAGA GGCCCTGGGGGATGTGCTTGCCGCCATGAGGCTGCAGAAGCTGGAACAGCAG CGGCGGCTGTTTGAGATGAAGCAGCGACGGAAGCGCCAAGAGCCCCTCATGGTTCAGGCCAATCCTGACGCTTCCCTGCGGCCCCGGCGACCGCGGCAGCGGGAGGAGCGCTTCTCGGGTGACAGCG GCCCCGGGAACCCTTTCCTTCAGGAGAACGTGCCAGAGGCACATCTGCACCCTGGTGCCCGCAGTGTCCTGAGCACCGTGAGCTGCGGTGGAGATGGCAGTGGCGAGCGTGGACCCCTGGTATCGCCGACAGAAGCAG ACAGTTCCGATCTCGAGTTGGAGGAAGTCTCCGTGGAGTACGTTCCTTCCTCACCACCTCCTTATGAAGAGCCTCCGGGGACTCGGCGCAGGGGTTGGCCAGCCCGCCAAGGACCTG GGGGCAGTGCTGAGGACGAGAGCGAATCCCAGGATGTTGGAGAAGAATACGAGGTGCCCACTCCGAGACCAAACCCTGGAATGGAT GGCGAAGAgctggaagagaagaaagaggagttGGAGTCTACAGTGAGGAACTCCCCAAGGGCGGCCGACGAGGAGGTGTCCGAGGCCCCGGAAGGCGCGGGCGGCGCGGGCAACAGCGATGTGGGGAGCTCGCTCCGCTCGCCTCCCTGCGCCCCAGGCCCTCGGCTGGGCGAGGACATGGAAGCGTATGTGCTGCGGCCAGCGCTGCGCGGTCTCACGGTGCAGTGTCGCATCAGCCGCGACAAGCGCGGGGTAGACAAGGGCATGTTCCCTTTCTACTATCTCTACCTGGAGGCGGCCGACGGCCGAAAG TACTTCCTTCTGGCTGGGCGCAAGAGAAAAAGGAGCAAAACCTCTAATTACCTCGTCTCCCTGGACCCCACAGACCTATCTCGGGATGGGGACAATTTTGTGGGCAAAGTCAG ATCTAATGTCTTGGGCACCAAATTCACCATCTTCGACAATGGGGTGAATCCAGAAAGGAAGAATTTTGTCCCAGAGACTGCTCGGAtcagggaggagctgggggctGTGTGTTAT GAGACCAACGTCTTGGGATTCCGAGGGCCCCGGAAAATGACTGTGATCATTCCGGGAATCGACGCCCAGAACCAGAGAATCAGTGTCCAGCCACAAAAT GAACAGGAGTCGCTACTGAGTCGCCTCCAACGGGGGGCCAGCCAGGGGCTGGTCCTGCTGCAAAATAAAGCCCCATCGTGGAGCGACGAGAGCGGCGCCTACGTGCTCAATTTTCATGGTCGCGTCACTAGAACCTCGGTCAAGAACTTCCAGATCATGCATCCGGATGACCGTGAGCTCCTAGGAACTGGTTTACCTGGGCAAGGGAGCAGGACGAGAACTACTTCTCCCATTAGCACTTGA